Proteins found in one Pontibacter sp. SGAir0037 genomic segment:
- a CDS encoding TonB-dependent receptor has translation MKKIAVLIIAMLAFWQAQAQGLYIAGTVKSAIAKEALPGANVTLTRITFDQKTGTATDHLGNFRFANVAPGVYALEVNYLGFKPFTKNITIKDDGIPLGIIYLEEASTVTEEVVIMGRVPLGEQKGDTTQFNAGAFKTAPDGSAEDLVQKLPGITMQNGSLQAQGQDVKQVLVDGKRFFGDDPAAALRNLPADVIASIQIFDKKSDQAELTGVDDGNEQKTINIVTKADRRNGVFGKASAGYGTDDRYMIGASINTFKGDRRLTFTGLTNNMNLLDFSVGETPGGGMRGRRPPSGGGTTTGLISTNTLGLNFSDSWGSKIEVSGNYNYTERSIQNNQFLSQLYTLPADSGQVYTEDQLNATTTRNQQLNFRLDYKINDNNRLLITPSLTWQHNAASAETTGKTTNINGNLSETENTSASDNTSYTFKNDIYFSHKFGKPGRTISSNFTTSFSQSNSDRSLLANSIFFREADASQSVLNQLRNSEASSLNWQGNLTYTEPQGQYGQWQWQYSIGNQHRNSDTKTYDYAEQEAAYSDLNNTLSNAFTSDYFTQRAGAGYQYSNNKLRLRAGLQYQTSELQNRRQFPVAGDAFTKSFINVLPAAEVDYKISQTKNFDFNYSTSTVAPGVEQLQDVVDNSNPLMLSQGNPELVQSYQHNFRMGLRNFDLETNRVFFVGFFGSVVQDYITSRITRATTADIVLENGQILERGQQLSQPVNLYGYLNLRSFFHYGQPLPLISSNLGLHGSIGYTRTPGYTTALNFANTPNVGVGINLSSNISEKIDFTVSTNSTYSMVHNTLQPELNNNYFSQNTSLKYNWNFWKGIVYRTELNHVLNTGLSEGYNQNYLLWNMSISKKILRNQQAEISLSVNDLLKQNVSIQRTVAAQYISDVQSSVLQRFFMLTFTYNLRNFGGAATPTEDNNRFPGPPPGGFPGGTPPPPPGNG, from the coding sequence ATGAAGAAGATAGCTGTTCTGATAATAGCCATGCTGGCTTTTTGGCAGGCGCAGGCGCAGGGCCTGTATATAGCCGGCACCGTAAAAAGCGCTATAGCAAAGGAAGCACTACCGGGTGCAAATGTTACACTCACACGCATAACCTTTGATCAGAAAACAGGTACCGCCACCGACCACCTCGGAAACTTCAGGTTTGCCAATGTAGCGCCCGGGGTATATGCCCTCGAAGTAAACTATCTTGGATTTAAACCTTTCACTAAAAACATCACCATCAAAGACGATGGTATACCGCTGGGCATTATTTACCTGGAAGAAGCTAGTACGGTAACCGAAGAAGTGGTGATAATGGGGCGCGTGCCACTGGGAGAGCAGAAAGGAGATACCACCCAGTTTAATGCAGGCGCCTTTAAAACAGCTCCGGATGGCAGTGCCGAAGACCTGGTGCAGAAGCTGCCTGGCATTACCATGCAGAATGGCAGCCTGCAGGCGCAGGGGCAGGACGTAAAGCAGGTGCTGGTAGACGGAAAGCGCTTCTTTGGTGATGACCCTGCCGCGGCACTGCGTAACCTGCCGGCCGATGTAATTGCTTCGATACAGATATTCGATAAAAAAAGCGACCAGGCGGAGCTGACAGGAGTAGATGATGGCAATGAGCAGAAAACCATCAATATTGTGACAAAAGCAGACCGGCGAAACGGTGTTTTCGGCAAAGCATCTGCCGGATACGGAACAGATGACCGCTACATGATCGGGGCCAGCATCAATACCTTTAAAGGCGACAGGCGATTGACATTTACTGGGCTGACAAACAACATGAACCTGCTCGATTTTTCGGTAGGGGAGACACCAGGAGGCGGTATGAGGGGCAGAAGACCACCTTCGGGAGGAGGCACTACAACAGGCTTGATATCGACAAATACTTTAGGCCTTAACTTTAGCGATAGCTGGGGAAGTAAGATAGAAGTGAGCGGCAATTATAACTATACAGAAAGAAGTATACAGAACAACCAGTTTCTTTCGCAGCTTTATACACTCCCCGCCGATTCAGGTCAGGTGTATACCGAAGACCAGCTGAATGCCACCACCACCCGGAACCAGCAATTGAATTTTAGGTTAGACTACAAGATAAATGACAATAACAGGCTGCTTATAACACCCTCGCTTACATGGCAGCACAATGCTGCTTCAGCCGAAACAACAGGTAAAACAACTAACATAAATGGTAATCTGAGCGAAACCGAAAACACCAGCGCTTCCGATAACACCAGCTATACGTTTAAAAACGATATCTACTTCAGCCACAAATTCGGCAAACCTGGTCGTACAATTTCATCTAACTTCACAACCAGCTTCAGCCAAAGCAATAGCGACAGATCGTTGCTGGCAAATTCCATTTTCTTCAGAGAAGCGGATGCCAGCCAATCCGTGCTGAACCAGTTGCGCAATTCCGAAGCAAGTAGTTTGAACTGGCAGGGAAACCTGACCTATACCGAACCCCAGGGGCAGTATGGGCAATGGCAATGGCAGTATAGCATCGGAAACCAACACAGAAATTCTGATACGAAAACCTACGACTATGCAGAGCAGGAGGCAGCTTACAGCGACTTAAACAATACACTGAGCAATGCCTTCACAAGCGACTACTTTACACAAAGGGCAGGAGCAGGTTACCAGTACAGTAACAACAAGCTTCGGCTACGGGCAGGACTGCAGTATCAGACGTCTGAACTGCAGAATAGGCGTCAGTTTCCGGTAGCAGGCGATGCGTTTACAAAGTCTTTTATTAATGTCTTGCCTGCCGCCGAAGTAGATTACAAAATCTCCCAGACCAAGAACTTTGATTTTAACTACTCCACCAGTACAGTGGCACCTGGGGTAGAACAGCTGCAGGACGTAGTTGATAACTCTAATCCTTTAATGCTTTCACAGGGCAACCCGGAACTGGTGCAGAGTTACCAGCATAACTTCAGAATGGGCCTGCGCAACTTCGACCTGGAAACAAACAGGGTCTTTTTTGTAGGTTTCTTTGGTTCTGTTGTGCAGGATTATATTACCAGCCGTATCACCAGGGCTACCACAGCGGATATTGTGCTTGAAAACGGGCAGATTTTGGAGAGAGGGCAGCAGCTAAGCCAGCCTGTAAACCTGTATGGCTACCTGAACCTGCGTAGCTTTTTCCACTACGGGCAGCCTCTGCCTCTTATCAGCTCTAACCTGGGGCTGCATGGTAGCATTGGTTATACCCGTACCCCTGGCTACACAACCGCTTTAAACTTCGCCAATACGCCCAATGTAGGAGTAGGCATTAACCTGAGCAGCAATATAAGCGAGAAAATAGATTTTACCGTATCTACCAACTCTACTTATAGTATGGTGCATAATACCCTGCAACCCGAACTGAATAACAATTACTTTAGCCAGAACACCAGCCTTAAGTATAACTGGAATTTCTGGAAAGGAATAGTATACAGAACAGAGCTTAATCATGTACTCAACACAGGCTTATCGGAAGGATATAACCAGAACTATCTGCTATGGAACATGAGTATCAGTAAAAAGATACTGCGCAACCAGCAGGCGGAAATCAGCCTGAGTGTAAACGACCTGCTGAAGCAGAATGTAAGCATACAGCGTACAGTTGCAGCTCAGTATATTTCGGATGTACAATCGAGTGTATTGCAGCGGTTCTTTATGCTCACCTTTACCTATAACCTGCGGAACTTTGGAGGAGCAGCAACTCCGACAGAAGACAACAACCGCTTTCCGGGACCACCACCGGGAGGGTTTCCGGGCGGCACACCTCCTCCGCCTCCGGGCAACGGGTAA